In Flavobacterium enshiense, the genomic stretch TGATAAAATTCATGATCCATTCAGGTTTACGACGAGTAGTCACATCTTTCCATCCCGGGCCAACGAGTTTTTCGTCGGTAAGTTTATGACATGAGGTACATTTTACTCCTGCTGCTTTTTCTCCTTCAGTAGCCATAGCCTGATCCAGTTTTGCTCCCAGATCTACTTTATCATATTTACCTTCCCCTCGATGAGGATCATATTTTTCAGCATCGGTTGCAGCCGAAGATGTTTCAGTTGAAGATGGCTCAGATGAAGGTGTTTCCGTTGTAGGTTTTGAAAAATCATCCCCTGAACTTTCTTTTTTCCCACAAGAGACGAATAATAAAATTGTTAGTGCAAAAATTGATGATAATCTTTTCATGATAATACGATTTAAGATGTTAAGACGAATTTACTTATATCTCCAATTTTATTTTATGACCGTAATCATAAGTCAAAAATCACGAAAAGCGAATGGCTTTCATACTTACAGAAATATCAAATAACATTTATAAGAATCGTTTAAGCTTCAGAAAAACAATGATTTACTTTTGTGTATTTTTTCTTATATTTGAGCATAACGCAAAAAAAAATATTTATGAAATTTAACTTCGTAGCTGTGCTGGTGGCTTCACTAGTCACTTTACTTATTGGATTTATATGGTACAACCCTAAAGTTTTCGGAACGATCTGGATGAATGAATCCGGGATGACCGAAGAAAAGGCCAAACAGGGCAACATGCTTAAAATTTTCGGACTGACCATTTTCTATTCCTTGATGCTTTCCTTGGCTGTTCCCAGTTTAGTAGTCCACCAGATGGGAGCATTATCCATGGTAGGCGGATTTGCATTTGCTGATAAAGCACTTCCTTCTTACGCAGCTTTCATAGCCGATTACGGAGACGCTTTCCGCTCGTTCAAACACGGAGCACTTCACGGATTTACATCAGGATTATTTTTAGCACTACCAATTACCGCAATCAATGCTTTATTCGAGCAAAAATCATGGAAGTACATTTTGATTAACGCCGGATATTGGATTGTTTCCCTAACTATCATGGGCTCAATCATCTGTGGATGGAAATAAAAATTAACATTTAATTATAGCGCAATCGCTCTACTTTTGTACTTGTAGAGCGATTTTTTTCTTTGTGAAGCAGTCTTATCATTATAAAATCTATTCCTCTGTAAAAGAACTCCCCAACACTTGGGATGAATTGTCTGTATCGAATATTTTTCTTTCGGTGGACTATCTGAAAGTAATGGACCATTCGGCACCAAAGAATATGACTTGCCATTACATCGGCTTATTTAAAGATAGTGAACTGATAGGCATAGCGCTTTCTCAGTTTCTCGACCTGAATCTGGTGGATTCTTTTGGAGAACGCGATAATTGCATCAAAACTTCGGTTCGTAATTTTGTATTCCGAAACTTCACTTCACACGTTTTGTTCATGGGAAACAACATGCTTACGGGGCAAAACGCTTTCATTTTCTCCGAAGAGCTGAAACCTAAAGAAGGCATAAAATTATTGCACAATGCAGCTGAGGAACTTAAAAACCGTTTTAAAAAACAAGGCAAAAAAATTCACCTGACCACTTTCAAGGATTTTTTCACCCATGAAAAACCCATTTTGGAAGCGCCCGAATTCGGATCTTTTTACAAGTTCTCGACCCAACCCAACATGATTTTTTCGATAGCGGAAAGCTGGAAATCGGAAGACGATTATGTTAGTGCGCTGAGTAAAAAATACCGCGACCAGTACAAAAGGGCCCATAAGAAATTAAACGGAGTTGAAAAACGAAAAATGAGCCTGACAGAAATTGAGCAACACAATACGACGATTAACTTCCTCTATCGAAATGTGGCCAAAAATGCTCCTTTCAATACTTTCTTTTTAGCGGAAAATCATTTTTATGAACTCAAAAAGCACCTGGGTCACAACTTCCTTTTTTATGGCTATTTTTTGGAAGACAAACTGATCGGTTTCAACACCCTGATTAAAAACGGGAATACCATTGACACGTATTTTTTGGGGTATGATGACGAACATCAAAGGGAAATGATGGTATATCTGAACATGCTGTACGACATGATCAAATATTCGATCAAGAAACAATTCAAAGAAATTATTTTCGCCAGAACTGCTTTGGAAATCAAAAGTTCCGTGGGTGCCAAACCTAATGAAATGGTAGGCTTCATGCAACATTCCAACCCACTGATCAACCGTTATGTCGGAAAGATTTTCAAATCGTTGGAACCCGAAACCATTTGGCAGGAACGGAATCCGTTTAAATGATTTTAGTTTCTTATCTATAAAGAGAAAGGGATAAGGGAAAAGAGACAAGGTAAAAAGCTCAAAGAATACCCCAAGTGATTAACTAACCCCGATGGACGCGGCATCCTTTTCTAACGGTCATTTAGGCTCTCGAAATGATGGTGAGAAAAGATAAAGTGTCCCGATAGCTATCAGGAAGCGGGAAAAGGGCTTATTCTCTTCCCGAACCATTCGCTTCAAAAATTATTTAAAGAGCATCAATTTCGCCTTGTACTTTTTCCCAGTCTTCCAACAACTGATCTAAATCTTTCTTTTTCTTCTCGTAGGCTGCAAAAAATTTCGCATCTTCAATGTGCTTGTCGTAATTGGACGCTAAGGCTTTGTCGTCGTTTTGAATGTCTTTTTCCAACTGTTGAATCTGACTTTCTATTTTACTTAATCGGTTTTGCAGCGATTTGTTTTTTTTCTGCTCTTCGTAGGAAAGTGATTTGTCTTGCTTTTGGGTTTCCTTCACCACATCTTTCTTTTCTACTTCACGCATATTTTCCAATTTGCGTTGCTCTAAGAAGAAGTTGATATCCCCCAGATATTCTTTGATTTTCTGATCCTTGAATTCGTAAACGATGTTTGACATCCCCTGAAGGAAATCACGGTCGTGAGACACCAGCAACAAAGTCCCTTCGTATTGCTGTAAAGCGGCTTTTAAGACGTTTTTAGATTTAATATCCAAGTGATTCGTCGGCTCATCCATCACAAGCACGTTTATCGGCTGTAACAACAATTTACAAAGCGCCAAACGGTTTCGTTCGCCTCCGGAAAGCACTTTAACTTTTTTCTCCACATCGTCGCCACGGAACAGGAATGAACCTAGCATATCGCGCACTTTCGAACGATTGGAGTCGGTTGCGGCTTCCACCATAGTTTCCAATAAGGTGATTTCTCCGTCCAGATATTCCGCCTGATTTTGTGCAAAATACCCCAGCTGCACGTTGTGACCTAATTTGATACTTCCACCGTATTCGAATTCGTTTACGATAGCTTTCATGAATGTGGATTTTCCCTGACCGTTCTGACCCACGAAAGCGATTTTGCTTCCGCGTTCCACCAACAGGTTAATATCTTTCAAAATGGTCTTCTCGCCGTAAGCCTTGGTTACCTGTTCGGCTTCAACCACCACACGTCCGGGTGTAACGGAAACCGGGAACGAAATATTCATTACCGAATTATCGTCTTCATCTACTTCGATTCGCTCCACTTTATCCAATTTCTTGATTAAGGATTGCGCCATCGAAGCTTTGGAAGCTTTGGCGCGGAATTTCTCAATCAGCTTTTCAGTGTCTTCTATTTTCTTAGCCTGATTTTTTTGGGTAGCCAATTGTTTTTCGCGGATTTCCTGACGCAGCACTAAATATTCCGTGTACGGCTTATTGAAATCATATGCCTTACCCAGAGATATCTCAATGGTTCTGTTGGTCACGTTATCCAGGAACATTTTGTCGTGGGAAACTATTACTACAACCCCCGGGAAGGTGCGCAGGAAACTTTCCAGCCAGATGATACTTTCGATATCCAAGTGGTTCGTCGGCTCATCCAATAACAATATATCGTTGCTTTGAAGCAATAATTTAGCCAGTTCGATACGCATTCTCCAACCACCCGAAAAAGTATCAGTCTGATTGTTGAATTCTTCACGTTTGAAACCAAGTCCCAAAAGGATTTTTTCGGTTTCGCCTACGTAATTGTAACCGCCTAAAATTTCATAATGATGGGTAACGTCGCCTAGTTGCTCAATCAGTTCAGAATATTCGGCACTTTCATAATCGGTTCTTGTGGCCAGCTGATGGTTGATTTCGTCGATTTTAAATTCGGCTAGTTTGATTTCTTCGAAAGCCTGATAGGCTTCTTCCAAAACCGTTCTGCCTTTCACAAAGTCAATATCCTGACGCAGGAAACCAATCTTCACTTCTTTTTCAGTCGCAATACTTCCGGAATCCGGCTGCAAATCACGAGACAAAATTTTAAGCATGGTTGATTTTCCGGCTCCGTTTTTTCCAACAAGACCTACTCTATCACCCGAACCTAATCGAAAAGTTACTTCCTCAAACAAATATGTTCCCCCGAAAGAAACCGATAAATTGTGAATATTAAGCATATTATATAGCTAATGTTACCCGGTAAATTCTCAAATGAATTACCTTTACATAAATTTTTTGCAAATGTTAAAAAAAGGATCCAAACTAAACAGCATTTTAACAGGAAGTTGTCCAAAATGTCAGGAAGAGAGCATGTATTCTGACAAAAATCCATACCATTTATCGAATACACTCAAAATGAATGAGACTTGCAGTCATTGCGGAACCCGATATAAAATCGAACCTTCTTTTTTTTATGGCGCTATGTATGTAAGTTATGGTGTTGGAATTGCGTTTGGTGTTGCCGCATTTATAATCAGTCGTATATTTTTGGGCACTAATCTCAAAACCTCTTTCATTGCTATCATTGCAACCTTAGTCGGTTTCATGCCGGTCATCATGCGATTATCAAGAAACATCTGGATAAACATTTTCATCCATTACGACAAGGACTGGAAAAACAGAATGTGACTATTTTTTCTTTTTGTTGAATCGCTTAATGTCGATTTGTATGTCGAGCGGCACTTGATTTTCGATATGATTGAATAATTCCCTTGCTAAAAAAGGGCCTAACATCACCCCACGTGTACCAAGTCCGTTAAGAATGTGCAATCTATTGAATTCTGCATGGGTTCCCACCAATGGACGACGGTCATTTACCGTTGGGCGAACACCTGCAAAATGATCCACAATTTCGAAATCGCATTCAATCAATTCTTTCAGATTATCAATTAGTTCTTTTTTCGCTTCTTCTGTTGGCGTATCAGTTTTATCATCCCAATTGTAGGTTGCACCAACTTTAAACAAATCATTTCCAATTGGCAGAATAAAAATACTCGACTTTAAAACCACATCGAGATTCAAATCAGGAGCTTTAATAATCAACAACTCCCCTTTCGTACCATCCAATGGCAATTGATTGAAATATGGATTGTGCTGCAAACCGAAACCTTCTGCAAAAATGATATGCTTAGCCTCTATACCTTTATACTTTACCGAATCTTCAAGAAAAGTTATTGCTGAATATTCAAAAGTTTCATTTAAAAACAAGTTGTTTTTTTGGAGGTACTCAGCATACGAACTAATAAAAACAGCGGTATCGACATACCCCGTATGCAGCACTTCACCAAATCCAAAATCAGATGAAATCGATTTATATTGTTTTTGAATAATCCGTGTAGAAAGAAAAGGAGACAGCGTTGGTTTATCTGCCGCCTGAAACCAATTGTTCTGCTCTTCTATGGATGCAAATTTACGATAGACAGGTATTTTATAATCGAAGGCCACATTAAGTCGATCTTCAATTTTAGCGTAAAAAGGTAGCCCATACTCCAATTGTTGCTTCGCTTGCCATACCTGACTAAAACGTTTTAAAATTACAGGATTATACAATCCTCCAGCCACTTTGGATGATGAGGAAGAGAAATCCTCCACAACAATAAAAGACTTCCCGTTTTGAAAGGCAGTTTCGGCAAAACATATCCCGGCTATACCGGCACCAACAATTAAATAATCTATCATACTGCAAAAATAAAAAACTCTTACCGTAATGGTAAGAGTTTTTATATTATTAAAAAGAATTTACTACTAGTAGTTCCACATATCCTGTTCGAAGTTGCGGATTTTCTCTTTTACTCGCTCAGATTCTAATAACTGCATCTGTGAGTTTTCTTTCATATAATCTTCAATTCTTCTATCTCCGTAAACATTCTCCTCTTTGTAGACCACAGCGCTGAAACGACGTGCATTTAACAAATGATCGAAGGTAAGCGGCATAGCTGAATTCTTATCATTGAAAGCTTTGGCTTCATGTAATACATCTCTGACTGAAGGGAAGTAAATCCAAAACATTTCGATTACGTCGGCATTGTCATTTCCAATTTCTCTCGCTTCCGGAGCTACTGGACAAATACCCAACATTCTGTATTTCAATTCACCTTGTCTTTTATCAAAGTACCAGTATCCTTTAATTTTATACCCAGAAACATCCTGTCCTGTCAACTCTCTTTTATCAATAAACTGAGGGTCCAAAACTTTTGTAGGTGTCCCAGGAACGGTTTCAGTTACCCACTTTCCATCAACTTTTTTTCTTACAGTTTTAGCTTTCGGGAAGTAATCATCATAATAAGTATTAATCTCATCACGACCTGCCTGAGTAGTATCGATGTAAGTAAAAGAAGATGACATATCTTTAAGTGTCTTCTTAGTAGTGAAATAATCATCGCTATACACTTCCGTGATTCTGCCCGTTCTAATTCCTTTCAAAAGAACATCAAATAAAGAACGTCTGTCGCTACCGATGTTTACCGAATCAATTGGATAGTACAATGGAAAATTAACTCTCTCATCAAGATCAATGATTTCCCAAATAGCCTTACCCATAAGGATGTCACGATCGTGTACATACCCGTAAGGTAGCGGTTTATCGTTATCGGCATTCATTTGCGCAGCAGTTTTCTTTCCTATTTCACTAGGAGTTTTTGCATTCAGCAAGTTAGACTGTGCGAATGATGCATAGCTTCCTGCTAATGCAAAAAAGACTACTAAATAATTTCTCAATTTCATGTTCTAAAATTAAAGTTATTTAAGTTACTGTACTTAAATGATTATTTTATTTCGTATACTACTGGAGCAACTCTAGGAGGTATAATTCCAGAAACTCCAATGATTTTAGTTTTGATATCAGAGATAGTGATAACATCACCTCTTCCTGCTTTAGCCATCGCAGCTTTACACCTAGCATCAACTCTGTCTCCGTTTACAATAACCGCAGCCTGACCAGGAGCTTTTAATGTAAACTGTGTTACTTGATACTGCAAGTCATATGCAAAATCTTCAAGCTTAGCAGTTATCTGAGAAACCTCTAATCTAGACTTAGCTCCTGAAGCAGTACCTGTTTGTCCACCAATAGCACCCATTGGAGGAGGGATATTTTTAATACGGAACGCTTTTTTGTCCATTACAGTCTTACCATCAGGTAATTTACCTGTAACAGTAACCGTAACCTCACTACCTGAACCTGGTGTCAAGTTGTACTGACCTGGCTTACCAGCTCTAGCTAAACCTGGAGCAGAAGCATTTACTTTATCATCAGAAATACCAGCAAATGAAATTGTCATTGGGTTAGCTAACCCTCTATACACAACGTTCATTTTATCAGCAGAGATATTAGCTGAGTTTGGTCTTGGTACTACAACATATTTTTCTTTGAACTCAACTGGGATAGATTTTCCATCTTCGATAAATGTAAATTTACCAGAGATTTCTTTTTCACCTACACCACCAGCAGTTGCATTGAATACTGCCTGACCGTTTTCAATTTTCGAGCTAGCTCCGTTTACGTTGAAAGAGTTTGGAACTGTAGACTCGTCATAACGACCTAATACTACTTTTCCTTTTACAGCCTCTCCTTGGAAAACTACAGATTTTTCGAATACAACGATTGCTTTGTAGTTTGACATTGAAGCCGCTTGAGCTGTAGTGTTACCAATTAAAGCATTGTAAATATCTTGCTCTGTTTTTTTGATATCACTTTGGATAGCTGATAATTTTGTTAATGAAGCTACTGCCGGGAAACCTTTGAAGTGGTAGTCTAAAAACAATTTAGTAACACCTTCTTTGTCTTTCACATCAGCTGTACTGAATTTACCATTAACATCTTTAAGAATCGGTTGGAATTTCACGTCTTTTCCGATTACACCAGCGATACCATTTTTGAATTTATCAAACTGTGCGATGATTTCTTTTCCTTTTTTAGAATAACCATCACCACTAAACCAAGCCTCATCAATTTTATCACCTTTATCCATTGACTCATATGGTAATTTACCATCTGCTTCTTTTTCAATATCTTTAGTGATCTCATTTTTTAAGCCCTGGATATAATCGTTAAATTCTTTAACAATAGGCTTGATTTCTTTTGCCTTTGCAAATGGAGCACCGAACTGCGCAGCATTCTCTCCAGCTTTACTCTCTAATTGACCATATAAACTTCCGTTATATTCGTCTGAGAATTTATTAACGCCTTCGAATTTTTCATTCATCAAACCGAAAGCCGTTAGTACTTCTTTTGACATGTTTAATGCCAACATCGCGATGAAAACCAAGTACATTAGGTTAATCATCTTCTGTCTAGGACTTAATTTTCCTCCTGCCATTTTCTAATTAGTTTTTTAAAAAAATAAGTTAATAATTTTGAAACTAATTAGCCTCTGTTACTCATTGCAGAAAGCATTCCGCCATATACATTATTTAAAGAAGATAAATTTGCAGTCAATGATTGCATTTGATCTTTTAATTTCAAGTTGTTCTCAGCAACTTCTTTGTTGATTTCAGCATTACGAGTAGCGCTATCCAACTGCATTTTGTACATACCGTTTAAAGTCTCCAACTGCGTAGCAGCTAAGCCCATTTCTTCAGCATATTTCTTTTGTGAAGCGATAGCATCAACTGTAGGAGCCATGTTTTTAGCAGCACCTTCGAAGTTTTTAATACTGTTTCCTAAACTAGCCATTAACGCACCGTCAATTTTAGCTTCTTTCAACATGTTGTCTAATTTCTGAGATAACAAACCTTGAGCTTCTGTTGGGTTTTCAACTTTCTTTGCTTCTCTCTTTTTAGCCTCTCCACCTGCTAATTCAGGGTAAACTAAAGTCCAATCTAATTCTGTTTCTGTTTCGAAAGCTGACAATCCAAAGATTAATGCCTCAGTTCCCAAACCAATGATAAGGAATGTACCCGCTCCCGGCCAGTGCATAATTTTAAATAATGCTCCGATAATTACTACTGCTGCCCCCATACCGTAGGCAAAACTCATCACTTTTTTTGGTAATACTGCCATAATAAAAAATTTTAGTTAGTTAAGTTAATATAAAAATTGGTTAATTTTTCTTATTGCTGATTTCTAGTGTTACTTGTTCCCATGTAATCCTGAACCGTTCTGAATCCGATATATGATCTTGCAGAATCTGCATATTCATAATCACGTGTACTCACTTGCAAGAAATAAGCAACATCTTTCCAAGAACCACCACGTGTTACTTTACGCATATTAGACAAATCCGGAACATTCGGGTTCATTGTAGACACATACTCATAAGCAGCAGGATCATACGAAGAATCAGTCCACTCAGCTACGTTACCAGACATGTTATACAAATGGTATTCATTAGGCTCATAAGACTTAGCTTCTACTGTATACAAAGCACCGTCTGCTGCGTAATCTCCACGATTTGGCTTAAAGTTCGCCAAGAAACATCCTCTATCATTTTTAGCATAAGGACCTCCCCAAGGATATGTTCCAGACTCCAGACCTCCTCTTGCAGAATATTCCCACTCTGCCTCTGTTGGCAAACGGAATGAATTCACCTGATCTCTTCCTTTTTTCTTTTTGATATAAGAGTTCTTATTCATAGTTCTCCAAGCACAGAACGCTTTAGCTTGCTTCCAAGACACCCCAACTACAGGATAATCCCCATAAGCCTGGTGCCAAAAATAATCATTATGCATCGGCTCATTATAAGAATAAGCGAAGTCTTTAATCCAAACTGTAGTATCAGGATAAATCTCAACATTTTCAGTTTTCATATACTTACTTCTCTTTGTTCTGCTACTTCCAACAGTTTTATCTTTCGCCGCAGCCTGAATATCCATCCAAGTATAACGGAATTTCAATTTAGAAACATCAAAAGTTCTCAATCCGTTATACGACTCAGTAGCCGGTAAATACAATGAATCCATTACCTCTACATAATACTCATCTGGATATTTTTGAACATCATTATGCAATTTTACTTTTCTATTCAAACGTCTTCCCGCATAAGGATCTTCATCTGTACCTACACTATAGTAGTTCTCATACATATATTTATCATATGCAGACATTTTAGTAGGATCTTGATCTTTAAAAGCAAAATCTCCGATACTACCACCTTT encodes the following:
- a CDS encoding DUF983 domain-containing protein produces the protein MLKKGSKLNSILTGSCPKCQEESMYSDKNPYHLSNTLKMNETCSHCGTRYKIEPSFFYGAMYVSYGVGIAFGVAAFIISRIFLGTNLKTSFIAIIATLVGFMPVIMRLSRNIWINIFIHYDKDWKNRM
- the gldN gene encoding gliding motility protein GldN; amino-acid sequence: MKLRNYLVVFFALAGSYASFAQSNLLNAKTPSEIGKKTAAQMNADNDKPLPYGYVHDRDILMGKAIWEIIDLDERVNFPLYYPIDSVNIGSDRRSLFDVLLKGIRTGRITEVYSDDYFTTKKTLKDMSSSFTYIDTTQAGRDEINTYYDDYFPKAKTVRKKVDGKWVTETVPGTPTKVLDPQFIDKRELTGQDVSGYKIKGYWYFDKRQGELKYRMLGICPVAPEAREIGNDNADVIEMFWIYFPSVRDVLHEAKAFNDKNSAMPLTFDHLLNARRFSAVVYKEENVYGDRRIEDYMKENSQMQLLESERVKEKIRNFEQDMWNY
- the gldK gene encoding gliding motility lipoprotein GldK: MKKFIAFTALVSLFFSSCHKNDRGELVGVKGRKWHPEKPFGMTLVPGGAFIMGKSDDDLANVQDAPTKTVTVRSFYMDETEITNSEYRQFVEWVKDSITRTRLAILADEQGQKPGANGGKGGSIGDFAFKDQDPTKMSAYDKYMYENYYSVGTDEDPYAGRRLNRKVKLHNDVQKYPDEYYVEVMDSLYLPATESYNGLRTFDVSKLKFRYTWMDIQAAAKDKTVGSSRTKRSKYMKTENVEIYPDTTVWIKDFAYSYNEPMHNDYFWHQAYGDYPVVGVSWKQAKAFCAWRTMNKNSYIKKKKGRDQVNSFRLPTEAEWEYSARGGLESGTYPWGGPYAKNDRGCFLANFKPNRGDYAADGALYTVEAKSYEPNEYHLYNMSGNVAEWTDSSYDPAAYEYVSTMNPNVPDLSNMRKVTRGGSWKDVAYFLQVSTRDYEYADSARSYIGFRTVQDYMGTSNTRNQQ
- a CDS encoding NAD(P)/FAD-dependent oxidoreductase translates to MIDYLIVGAGIAGICFAETAFQNGKSFIVVEDFSSSSSKVAGGLYNPVILKRFSQVWQAKQQLEYGLPFYAKIEDRLNVAFDYKIPVYRKFASIEEQNNWFQAADKPTLSPFLSTRIIQKQYKSISSDFGFGEVLHTGYVDTAVFISSYAEYLQKNNLFLNETFEYSAITFLEDSVKYKGIEAKHIIFAEGFGLQHNPYFNQLPLDGTKGELLIIKAPDLNLDVVLKSSIFILPIGNDLFKVGATYNWDDKTDTPTEEAKKELIDNLKELIECDFEIVDHFAGVRPTVNDRRPLVGTHAEFNRLHILNGLGTRGVMLGPFLARELFNHIENQVPLDIQIDIKRFNKKKK
- a CDS encoding GNAT family N-acetyltransferase, coding for MKQSYHYKIYSSVKELPNTWDELSVSNIFLSVDYLKVMDHSAPKNMTCHYIGLFKDSELIGIALSQFLDLNLVDSFGERDNCIKTSVRNFVFRNFTSHVLFMGNNMLTGQNAFIFSEELKPKEGIKLLHNAAEELKNRFKKQGKKIHLTTFKDFFTHEKPILEAPEFGSFYKFSTQPNMIFSIAESWKSEDDYVSALSKKYRDQYKRAHKKLNGVEKRKMSLTEIEQHNTTINFLYRNVAKNAPFNTFFLAENHFYELKKHLGHNFLFYGYFLEDKLIGFNTLIKNGNTIDTYFLGYDDEHQREMMVYLNMLYDMIKYSIKKQFKEIIFARTALEIKSSVGAKPNEMVGFMQHSNPLINRYVGKIFKSLEPETIWQERNPFK
- a CDS encoding ABC-F family ATP-binding cassette domain-containing protein, which translates into the protein MLNIHNLSVSFGGTYLFEEVTFRLGSGDRVGLVGKNGAGKSTMLKILSRDLQPDSGSIATEKEVKIGFLRQDIDFVKGRTVLEEAYQAFEEIKLAEFKIDEINHQLATRTDYESAEYSELIEQLGDVTHHYEILGGYNYVGETEKILLGLGFKREEFNNQTDTFSGGWRMRIELAKLLLQSNDILLLDEPTNHLDIESIIWLESFLRTFPGVVVIVSHDKMFLDNVTNRTIEISLGKAYDFNKPYTEYLVLRQEIREKQLATQKNQAKKIEDTEKLIEKFRAKASKASMAQSLIKKLDKVERIEVDEDDNSVMNISFPVSVTPGRVVVEAEQVTKAYGEKTILKDINLLVERGSKIAFVGQNGQGKSTFMKAIVNEFEYGGSIKLGHNVQLGYFAQNQAEYLDGEITLLETMVEAATDSNRSKVRDMLGSFLFRGDDVEKKVKVLSGGERNRLALCKLLLQPINVLVMDEPTNHLDIKSKNVLKAALQQYEGTLLLVSHDRDFLQGMSNIVYEFKDQKIKEYLGDINFFLEQRKLENMREVEKKDVVKETQKQDKSLSYEEQKKNKSLQNRLSKIESQIQQLEKDIQNDDKALASNYDKHIEDAKFFAAYEKKKKDLDQLLEDWEKVQGEIDAL
- a CDS encoding c-type cytochrome; protein product: MKRLSSIFALTILLFVSCGKKESSGDDFSKPTTETPSSEPSSTETSSAATDAEKYDPHRGEGKYDKVDLGAKLDQAMATEGEKAAGVKCTSCHKLTDEKLVGPGWKDVTTRRKPEWIMNFITNPDPMIDKDPAVQAQLEICLVRMPNQGLSDAEARNILEYMRKNDGVK
- a CDS encoding DUF1761 domain-containing protein, with translation MKFNFVAVLVASLVTLLIGFIWYNPKVFGTIWMNESGMTEEKAKQGNMLKIFGLTIFYSLMLSLAVPSLVVHQMGALSMVGGFAFADKALPSYAAFIADYGDAFRSFKHGALHGFTSGLFLALPITAINALFEQKSWKYILINAGYWIVSLTIMGSIICGWK
- the gldL gene encoding gliding motility protein GldL encodes the protein MAVLPKKVMSFAYGMGAAVVIIGALFKIMHWPGAGTFLIIGLGTEALIFGLSAFETETELDWTLVYPELAGGEAKKREAKKVENPTEAQGLLSQKLDNMLKEAKIDGALMASLGNSIKNFEGAAKNMAPTVDAIASQKKYAEEMGLAATQLETLNGMYKMQLDSATRNAEINKEVAENNLKLKDQMQSLTANLSSLNNVYGGMLSAMSNRG
- the gldM gene encoding gliding motility protein GldM, which translates into the protein MAGGKLSPRQKMINLMYLVFIAMLALNMSKEVLTAFGLMNEKFEGVNKFSDEYNGSLYGQLESKAGENAAQFGAPFAKAKEIKPIVKEFNDYIQGLKNEITKDIEKEADGKLPYESMDKGDKIDEAWFSGDGYSKKGKEIIAQFDKFKNGIAGVIGKDVKFQPILKDVNGKFSTADVKDKEGVTKLFLDYHFKGFPAVASLTKLSAIQSDIKKTEQDIYNALIGNTTAQAASMSNYKAIVVFEKSVVFQGEAVKGKVVLGRYDESTVPNSFNVNGASSKIENGQAVFNATAGGVGEKEISGKFTFIEDGKSIPVEFKEKYVVVPRPNSANISADKMNVVYRGLANPMTISFAGISDDKVNASAPGLARAGKPGQYNLTPGSGSEVTVTVTGKLPDGKTVMDKKAFRIKNIPPPMGAIGGQTGTASGAKSRLEVSQITAKLEDFAYDLQYQVTQFTLKAPGQAAVIVNGDRVDARCKAAMAKAGRGDVITISDIKTKIIGVSGIIPPRVAPVVYEIK